The following are encoded in a window of Peromyscus leucopus breed LL Stock chromosome X, UCI_PerLeu_2.1, whole genome shotgun sequence genomic DNA:
- the LOC114695811 gene encoding claudin-34-like: protein MVSSRDSRQLGGFAAAVLAWILCSISMALPHWRMWSFKEPMDSKPTMILVGMWMTCVYQQENVSRIFRMCYPYTYQDTFIPLDIRVAQHLLLVSSFLGMVATVSIIATLWRIYSRRLRKKAPYNPFFFSGVLNIIASSFVFLSVLYNYLAIIHKDRIAFPPYFHTPSFPDTQRIGTALTMATLSSFLFLVGGTISLSFTLPRRPHIYSNI from the coding sequence ATGGTCAGCAGCCGTGACAGCCGGCAGCTAGGAGGCTTTGCTGCTGCCGTCCTAGCATGGATCCTTTGTAGCATCTCTATGGCCCTACCTCATTGGCGAATGTGGTCTTTTAAAGAGCCCATGGATTCTAAGCCAACCATGATTTTAGTGGGGATGTGGATGACCTGCGTTTACCAACAGGAAAATGTTTCCAGAATTTTCAGAATGTGTTACCCATATACCTACCAGGATACCTTTATTCCTTTGGATATTCGAGTTGCTCAACACCTGTTACTTGTCTCCAGCTTTCTCGGCATGGTTGCGACAGTCTCCATCATTGCTACTCTTTGGAGAATTTACTCAAGGAGACTCCGGAAGAAAGCCCCCTACAATCCATTCTTCTTTTCAGGGGTTCTGAACATCATTGCTAGCAGCTttgtcttcctttctgtcttgtaCAACTATTTAGCCATCATTCACAAGGACAGGATTGCCTTCCCCCCATATTTCCACACACCGTCCTTCCCAGATACCCAGAGAATTGGCACTGCGCTGACAATGgcaactctttcttccttcttatttctAGTGGGTGGCACAATTTCCCTTTCTTTCACTCTTCCCCGGCGTCCCcatatatattctaatatttaa